The Nitrospinota bacterium genome has a window encoding:
- the rpmI gene encoding 50S ribosomal protein L35 produces MAKLKTNKGAAKRFKKTASGKFKRRKSNASHIMTKKTAGRKRSLRRPTLVSKAEKKRVGRMLPYA; encoded by the coding sequence ATGGCCAAGCTAAAGACAAATAAAGGCGCCGCAAAGCGGTTCAAAAAAACCGCCAGCGGAAAGTTTAAGCGCCGCAAGTCCAACGCCAGCCACATCATGACCAAGAAGACGGCCGGGCGCAAGCGCTCCCTGCGCCGCCCAACGCTCGTAAGCAAGGCCGAAAAGAAGAGGGTCGGCCGCATGCTGCCCTACGCCTGA